One genomic segment of Manis pentadactyla isolate mManPen7 chromosome 1, mManPen7.hap1, whole genome shotgun sequence includes these proteins:
- the LOC118911432 gene encoding ATP-dependent RNA helicase DDX3X-like: MAAGRRQEESWESAGLDLKSSDNQSGGGSTTSKGRYIPPHLRNREASKGLYDKDRSAWSCKDKDAYCSFGSRDSRGKPSYFNDRGSGSRVRFDDCGRSGYDDTGSCDRTGFSKFERSGHSRWCDRSDEDDWSKPLPPSERLEQELFSGRDTGINFEKYDDIPVEATGNNCPPHIEHFNDVEMGEIIMGNIELTCYTRPTPVQKHAIPIIKEKRDLMACAQTGSGKTAAFLLPILSQIYRDGPGEALKAVKDNGRYGRRKQYPISLVLAPTRELAVQIYEEARKFSYRSRVRPCVVYGGADIGQQIRDIERGCHLLVATPGRLVDMMERGKIGLDFCKYLVLDEADRMLDMGFEPQIRRIVEQGSMPPKGIRHTMMFSATFPRQIQLLARDFLDDYIFLTVGRVGSTSENITQKVVWVEESDKRSFLLDLLNAAGKDSLTLVFVETKKGADSLQDFLHCEGYACTSIHGDRSQRDREEALHQFRSGKSPILVATAVAARGLDISNVKHVINFDLPSDIDEYVHRIGRTGRVGNLGFATSFFNERNTNIMKDLLDLLVEAKQEVPSWLENMAHEHHYKGSSHGHSKSRFSGGFGARDYRQSSGSTSSGFNSSHATSSRSGGGGHSSSRGFGGAGYGGFYTSDGYGGNYSSQGVDWWGN, translated from the coding sequence ATGGCAGCTGGACGCCGGCAGGAAGAGTCTTGGGAGTCTGCTGGTCTAGACCTGAAATCCTCTGATAATCAAAGTGGAGGAGGAAGTACAACAAGCAAAGGGCGTTATATACCTCCTCACTTAAGGAACAGAGAAGCATCTAAAGGATTATATGATAAAGACAGATCAGCGTGGAGTTGTAAAGATAAGGATGCGTACTGCAGTTTCGGGTCTCGAGATTCGAGAGGAAAGCCCAGTTACTTCAATGATCGTGGAAGTGGATCAAGGGTAAGATTTGACGATTGTGGACGAAGTGGCTATGATGATACTGGCAGTTGTGACAGGACTGGCTTTAGCAAATTTGAACGCAGTGGGCACAGTCGTTGGTGTGACAGATCAGATGAAGATGATTGGTCAAAACCACTTCCACCAAGTGAACGCTTGGAGCAGGAACTCTTTTCCGGGAGAGACACTGGGATTAACTTCGAGAAGTATGATGACATACCAGTAGAGGCAACTGGAAATAACTGTCCTCCACATATTGAACATTTCAACGATGTTGAGATGGGAGAGATTATCATGGGGAACATTGAGCTTACTTGCTACACCCGTCCAACTCCAGTGCAAAAGCATGCCATTcccattattaaagaaaaaagagacttGATGGCTTGTGCCCAAACAGGCTCTGGAAAAACAGCAGCATTTCTCTTGCCCATCTTAAGTCAGATTTATAGAGATGGTCCAGGCGAGGCTTTGAAGGCTGTGAAGGATAATGGAAGGTATGGACGCCGTAAACAATACCCAATTTCCTTGGTTTTAGCTCCTACAAGAGAATTGGCCGTACAGATCTATGAGGAAGCCAGAAAATTTTCATACCGGTCTAGAGTTCGTCCTTGTGTGGTTTATGGTGGTGCTGATATTGGTCAGCAGATTCGAGATATAGAACGTGGGTGTCACTTGTTAGTTGCCACTCCAGGGCGTCTAGTGGATATGATGGAAAGAGGAAAAATTGGATTAGACTTCTGCAAATACTTAGTGTTGGATGAAGCTGATAGGATGCTGGATATGGGATTTGAACCTCAGATACGTCGTATAGTTGAACAAGGCAGTATGCCACCAAAGGGTATTCGCCACACTATGATGTTCAGTGCTACGTTTCCCAGACAAATACAGTTGCTTGCTCGTGATTTCTTGGATGATTATATCTTCCTGACGGTAGGCAGAGTTGGCTCTACCTCTGAAAACATCACACAGAAAGTAGTTTGGGTGGAAGAATCAGACAAACGGTCATTTTTGCTTGACCTCTTAAATGCAGCAGGGAAGGATTCACTGACTTTAGTGTTTGTGGAGACCAAAAAGGGTGCCGATTCTCTCCAGGATTTCTTACACTGTGAAGGATATGCTTGTACCAGTATTCATGGAGATCGATCACAGAGGGATAGAGAGGAGGCCCTTCACCAGTTCCGCTCAGGAAAAAGCCCAATTCTAGTGGCTACAGCTGTGGCAGCAAGAGGATTAGACATTTCAAATGTGAAACATGTCATCAATTTTGATTTGCCAAGTGATATTGACGAATATGTACATCGGATCGGTCGTACAGGACGTGTAGGAAACCTTGGCTTTGCCACCTCATTctttaatgaaagaaatacaaatatcatGAAGGATTTGTTGGATCTTCTTGTTGAAGCTAAACAAGAAGTGCCATCTTGGTTGGAAAACATGGCTCATGAACACCACTATAAGGGTAGCAGTCATGGACATTCTAAGAGTAGATTCAGTGGAGGATTTGGTGCCAGAGACTATCGACAAAGTAGTGGTTCCACCAGTTCTGGCTTTAATAGTAGTCATGCAACCAGCAGCCGCAGTGGTGGAGGTGgtcacagcagcagcagaggaTTTGGTGGAGCTGGTTATGGAGGCTTCTACACGAGTGATGGATATGGAGGAAATTACAGCTCCCAAGGGGTCGACTGGTGGGGCAATTGA